Below is a window of Micromonospora chersina DNA.
CCTCGGCGTGACGGTCACCACGTACGTGGTGGACGTGGAGCAGGAGCTGCTGCGCCCGCTCCCCGAGCCGGGTCGGCCGCTGCCGGATCCACTGCCGATCGACACCAGCCTGCCCGGGCGCGCCTACAGCGAGGTGCGGGTGCGCACCGGGCAGGACGGCCGGCTCTGGGTTCCGGTGGTCAACGGCACCGAGCGGCTCGGCCTGCTGGAGGTCCGGCTGCCGGCCGGTGCGGACCCGGACGATCCCGCGCTCCGGGACGGCTGCCGGAAGATCGCGGGCCTGGTCGGGCACCTGGTGACCAGCAAGTCCTCGTACGGCGACGGCCTCCAGCGCGTCCGCCGCAGCGAGCCCATGGCGGTCTCCGCCGAGCTGCTCTGGCAGCAGCTGCCCCCGCTCACCTTCGCCATCGACACGGTCGTGGTCAGCGCGATCCTGGAGCCCTGTTACGAGGTGGGCGGGGACGCGTTCGACTACGCGCTGGACGGCGGCCGGCTCGCGCTCGCGGTGCTGGACGGGGTCGGGCACGGGCTGCCCGCGACCTTGACCACCTCGGTGGCGCTCGCCGCCCTGCGGGCCGCCCGGCGCACCGGCGGCGGGCTCGCCGAGCAGGTCGCCGCTGTCGACGCGGCCCTGCTCAGCCAGTGGCGGGACGGGCGGTTCGTGACCGCCGTCCTGGCCGAGGTCGAGGTCGACACCGGGCTGGTCCGGTACGTCAACGCCGGCCATCCCGCCCCGGTGCTGCTGCGCCGGGGACGGGCGGTGCGGGCCCTGACCGGCGGCCGGCGCCCGCCGCTCGGACTGAACCTGCCCGGTGGCGAGCCGGGCGAGGCCCGACTGGAGCCGGAGGACCGGCTGCTGCTCTACACCGACGGCGTGACCGAGGCCCGCGACGCGACCGGGGAGATGTTCGGTCTGCCCCGGCTGGCCGATCTGGCCGAGCGGCACATCGGCTCGGAGCTGCCGGCGGCGGAGACGCTGCGCCGGCTGAGCCGCGCCGTGGCCACGCACCGCGGCACCGCCTCCCAAGACGACGCCAGCATGGTGCTGGTGGAGTGGTCCGGCGCGGCGGCGGCCCGGATGGAGCCCTGAGGCGTTCAGCGGAGGCGGCGCCAGCCGGGTTCCACGGCGGTGCCGTCGTCGTCCCGTCCGCCCGGCCAGCCGAGCAGGACGTCGACCGCGGTGATCCGCAGCACCCGGGCGACCAGGGGCTGAGGATCGGCCACCCGGAGTGTGGCGCCGCGGCCGACCGCCTCCGCGGCGCCGCGCAGCAGGGCGGCCACCCCGGTCGAGTCGAGGAAGGCGACACCGCCGAGGTCGACCACGACCTCCAGCAGGCCCGGCCGGTCCAGCACGCCGTCGAGCGCCCGGTCGAACGCCGGCGTCCCGGCCATGTCGAGGTCGCCGACCGGGCTGAGGACCAGCCGGCCCGCCCCCGCGTCCCGCGTACCGATCTCCATGACCCACCCGTCCGCTCCGTCGACGCCGTCGCGACCATACCGGCCGCGCGGGACCGGCGCGACGGACGCCCCTCTTGAACGCGTTCAAATCTTGTCGTAGGCTGAGCCGGACTTCGATTTGAACGCGTTCAAGAGAGGCGACGGGGATGGATGCGAAGGTCTGGATGTACCTGGCCTACCTCACGGTCAGCATCGGGCTGACCGTCTGGGTGGCCCGGGCGCTCTCCCGCAACGGGCTGGTGTTCTTGGAGGACGTCTTCGCCGAGAAGCGGCTGGCGGACGCGGTCAACAGCCTGCTGGTGGTCGGCTTCTACCTGCTCAACCTCGGCTACGTCACGGTCGCCATGAAGGAGTCCGACCCGGTGGCCGACACCAGCCAGGCACTGGAACAGCTCTCCATGAAGGTGGGCCTCGTGCTGCTGGTCCTCGGCGCGCTGCACTTCTTCAACGTGTTCGCGCTCGGCCGCTACCGCCGCGGGCGGCTGCGCCAGCAGGCAGCCGCGCACCCGCCGCTCGCCCCGGTCGGCTACCTCCCGCCGCAGGGCGGTTCCCGACCGGTCAACCCGGCCGGGCCCACGCCGGCGCAGACGCCGCCCGTCCCGCCACGATGACGCTCGCCCCGGGCGGGCGCCCGACGGATCCCACCGGGCACGGGGCCGGTGGGATCCGCGGGTTCACCGTCCTCTACGACGCGCACTGCCCGCTCTGCCGGGCCGCCCGGCAGTGGCTCGCGTCGCGCGCCCAGCTCGTACCCCTGGAGTTCGTGCCGGCCGGCTCGGCGGAGGCCCGGCGGCGCTTCCCCGGGCTCGACCACGACGCCACGCTGCGGGACCTCACCGTGGTGGCCGACACCGGCGCGGTCTACGCGGGCGACGGCGCCTGGTTCGCCTGCCTCTGGGCCCTGGCCGACCACCGCGGGACGGCCGAGCGGCTGGCCCGCCCGCACCTGCTGCCGCTGGCCCGGCGGATGGTGACGACCGCCTCCGCGGTACGTGAGCTGGTCCGGGAACCCCGGCCGGACCCGGGATACGGTGACGACGATGACCGAGCAGACTGCGCCGACGACCGCTGCGGACGGCCCGAGCACCGGGGCGACCGCCCGGGGTGAGCAGACCCGCCAGCTGATCCTGGACACCGCCATGCGGCTGTTCCGCGAGCGGGGGTACGCGCGCACCACCATGCGCGCCATCGCCCAGGAGGCCGGCGTGGCGGTGGGCAACGCCTACTACTACTTCGGCTCCAAGGAACACCTGATCCAGGAGTTCTACGCGGACACCCAGCGCGAACACCAGCAGGTGGCGGCGCCCGCGCTGGCCCGCGAGCGGGACCTCGCCGCCCGGCTGGCCGCCGTGCTGCACGCCGGGGTGGACGTGCTGACGCCGTACCACTCGTTCGCCGCCAGCTTCTTCAAGACGGCGGCCGAGCCCACCTCGCCGCTCAGCCCGTTCTCGGCCGAGTCGTCCGGCGCGCGGGAGGCGTCGGTCGCGCTCTTCCGCGAGGTGCTGGAGGGCTCGACCACCAAGGTCGACGCCGAGCTGCGCGAACCCCTGCCGGAGCTGCTCTGGCTCGGCTACATGGGCGTGGTCCTCTACTGGGTGCACGACCGCTCCCCCGGCCAGGCCAAGACCCGCCAGCTCATCGACGGCGCGGTCCCGCTCGTCGACCGGCTGGTGGGGCTGTCCCGGCTCCGGGTGCTGCGCCCCGTGACGCGCCAGGTGGTCGCCTTGATCCACACGTTGCGTCACTGACCACCCCGGCCACCCCGGCCGGCTGAAGCGCAGGTCAAGTCCGTAACCGGACAGGGGTCACCGGCCCGTCACCCCTTGCTCGACACGCGGTGGACACATAGCGTTACCAGGGTCGGGACCTGGGGGGAGAGGCCGCGGACCGTGGATCCGGCCCGGGATCCACGGTCCGCGCCCGCCTCACCGCGGGAAGACCCCGTACGAGGTCCAGCCCCGGTCCGGGAAGCCGGCCGCCTCGGCCACCCGCGCCGAGGCGTGGTTGTCGTGGTTGTGCAGGTAGGTGGGGACCGCGCCCTCGTCCAGCACCCGCCGCGCCGCCTGGGCGACCAGCCGCCGGGCCAGCCCGCGCCCCCGCGCCGCCGGCGCCGTGCCCACCGCCAGCTCGTGGCCGTACGCGTCGTGCCGCTTGATCCCCGCGCCCGCCTGGTACGCCCCGTCGGCGTCCCGGACCACCAGCACCTCCCGGTCGAACAGCCGCAACCACGGCGGCAGCCCGGGCGTGGTGGGCGCGACCCACTCGCCGACGTCCGGCAGCGGCGCCGGGGCGGTGCTCCACCGGAACTGCCCGGCGTGGGTGGTGAACTCCGGCGTGCCGACCGCCGCCGGGAGGGCGGGCAGCAGGCTGCCGTCGGGCCGCTCCCGGACCAGCTCCCGGATCGCGGCGGCCCGGTCCGGCGGCACCGACAGGAGCGCGCACTCCGGTGAGGCGACCGCGATGGCCGGGCGCAGCCGGCCGTCCCAGGCCGGGCGGGCCCGCCGGTGCGACCGGACCACGTGCAGCCCGGGACCGGCCGGCCACTGCCCCAACCAGGTCGCCAGGTGCAGGAACAATCGCCGGTCGAGCACGTGATCACGGTACGCCCGCCGCGCCGGTCCGGCGCGCCGGATGCGCCCGCCCGGCGCCGTAAGAACTCGGCAATGGATCGACCACCCGCCCGTGACTACGCTGGCCTCCGGGTACGGGGAGGTACGCCGTGGCGCAACGGGTGCTGGTGGTCGACGACGACCGGACGGTCGCCGACGTGGTCTGCCGCTACCTGGAGCACGCCGGCTACGAGGTCGGCCACGTCGGGGACGGGGCCGCCGCGCTGGCCGCCGTGTCCCGCCAGCCGCCACAGCTCGTCGTGCTCGACCTCATGCTGCCGGTGCTGGACGGGCTGGAGGTCTGCCGGCGGCTGCGGGAGCGGCCGGACGGCGTACCCATCGTCATGCTCACCGCCCGCGGCGACGAGGCGGACCGGATCCTCGGCCTGCAACTGGGCGCGGACGACTACCTGAGCAAGCCCTTCTCCCCCCGTGAGCTGGTGCTGCGGGTCCGCTCGGTGCTGCGCCGGGCCGGCGGCGACCCGACCGGCGTACCCCCGGAACTGCTCACCGACGGCGGCCTGGAGGTGGCGACCGGCCCCCGGGTGGCCCGGCTGCACGGCCGGGAGCTGACCCTGACCCTGCGCGAGTTCGACCTGCTGGCGCACCTCATGCGGCACCCGGCGCGGGCGTTCCGCCGGGCCGAGCTGCTGGAGCGGGTCTGGGGGTGGCGCTTCGGCGACCAGTCGACGGTGACGGTGCACGTGCGACGGCTCCGGGAGAAGATCGAGGCCGACCCGGCCGCGCCCCGCCGGATCGTCACCGTCTGGGGCGTCGGCTACCGGTACGAGCCGGCCGATGCGTGACCTCGCGCTGATTTTCGGGGCGGCCCTGGTCGCGGCGCTCGCCGTCGGGCTGGCCGGCGCCGTGGCGCTGCGGGCGCTGCGCGGCCGGTCGATCACCGTGCACATCTCCGTGCTGCTCGCCATGACGGTCGGCGCCGTGGCGGCCGGCGTGGCGGTGGTCGCCGAGGCGATGTTCCTCTCCCCACACGACCTCGAGGTGGTGCTGACCACGGTGTCCGCCGCCGCCGTGGTGAGCCTCGCCGTCGGCTGGCTGTTCGGTCGCCGGCTGGCCGCCGCGGCCGTCTGGGCCGACCAGGCGCGGGAGCGGGAACGCCGGATCGAGAAGGGACGCCGCGACCTGGTCGCCTGGGTCTCGCACGATCTGCGCACCCCGCTCGCCGGGCTGCGGGCGATGGCCGAGGCCCTGGAGGACGGGGTGGTGGACGACCCGGCGACGGTGGCCGAGTACCACCGCCGGATCCGGGTGGAGACCGACCGGATGACCCGGCTCGTCGACGACCTGTTCGAACTGTCCCGGATCAACGCGGGCGCGCTACGGCTGTCGCTGTCCGCGGTGCCGCTCGGCGACGTGGTCTCCGACGCCCTCGCCGGCACGGCGCCGCTCGCCGCCGCGCGCCGGATCCGGCTCCTCGCCCCCGAGTCGGGCTGGCCGACGGTGACCGCCAGCGAGCCGGAGCTGGCCCGGGTGGTGGGGAACCTGCTGCTCAACGCGATCCGCTACACCCCGGATGACGGCACCGTCCGGGTGGACGCCGGCCGGGACGCCGACACCGCCTGGCTGGCCGTCGCGGACACCTGCGGCGGGATCCCCGAGCGCGACCTGCCCCGGGTCTTCGACGTGGCGTTCCGGGGCGAGCCGGCGCGGACCCCGCGCGCCGCCGACGACGGCGGTTCGGGCGGTCTGGGGCTGGCCATCGTGCGCGGGCTGATTGAGGCGCACGGCGGGCGGGTAGATGTCCAGAACATCAGCGACGGCTGCCGGTTCGTGGTCCGGTTGCCGGCCACGGGAACCTGACGCATCGATCCCGCGTCATATTCATTTCCATACATGTACAAGTTTCTCTGGGACGGTAATGGTCATGCCGAATCAGCCGAATGACCGGTACCAGCAGGACGCCGAGCAGCGCTGGCAGGCCGTCGAGGCCGCCGGGCGGTTCCCGGCCCAGGCCGACTACCGGGGGGCCCGGCGCGGGTCGCTCTCCTGGGCGGAGCTGAACGCGCTGCCCGCCGGCGCCTCCACCCGGCGCGGCCTCACCGCCCGCTGACACGCCCGGGCCGCTCCGCACCGAGCTTTCGCACACCTGTCCTGTAGCGTCTTGTGGTCCGAATCCGGCCAACCACAGGAGAAGCTCCGCGCATGGGCAAGAAGACGATCCACGTCTCCGACTTCAGCGGCCAGGTGCTGCGCCCCGACGACGAGGTGGTCAGGGTCGTCGTGCTGGAGCACCCGGACCTGGTCGCCGGGCCCGTGCAACTCGACGCCACCCCGGTCGAGGTGGAGAGCATCGACGACGCCGCGCTGGACGTGGCCGTGGTGGAGATCCACGACAAGCACGGCGGGGGCGAACCGCGCCGGGTGGTGCTGACCGCCAGCGAGTTCGACGCCATGGCCACCGACGTGCCCATGGCGCAGTTGCTGCGCACCGCCGAGCGGGTCAAGCCGCCCAAGGCCCGGCGCGGCGCCGAGAAGGTCGACTACGGCACCATCGAGCACGCCGGCAAGCCGCACCGCGGCCGGGTCACCGAGGAGGAGGCCCGGCTGGTCCGCGACCGGCTCGACGAGGTGAACAAGCGCCTCGCCGACGCCGGGATCCGCCAGGTCGACCCCGCCGACCCGGAGCACGCGGCCCGCTACGGCTTCCCCACCGCCTGACGCGCCCGTGCCGGGCACGCGCCCCCGTGGCGCGTGCCCGAAGCGGCGCGGGTGTGGTTCAGGCCCGCTTGCGGGTGATCTCGGCCAGGGCGCCCTCGACCGCGGACTCCAGGGCCGCCTTCTCCAGCCCGAGCCCGGTGAGCACGCCGTCGCCGCCCTCCTCCTCGAGCAGGGCCAGCAGGATGTGCTCGGTGCCGACGTAGTTGTGGCCCAGCCGCAGCGCCTCCCGGAAGGTCAGCTCCAGGACCTTCTTGGCCCGCGCGTCATAGGGGATGAGGTCCGGGACCTGGTCGGCCTTCGCCGGCAGGGTCGCGGTGACGACCTCCCGCAGCCGCTCCAGGGGTACGCCCCGAGCCACGATCAGCGCCGCCGCCAGGCCCTCGGGCTCGGCGAGCAGGCCGAGGGCGACGTGCCCCGGCGTTATCTCGGCGTTCCCGGCGGCGCGCGCCTCCTCCTGTGAGGACAACACGACGTTGCGGGCCCGCGGGGTGAACCGGCCGAAGCCGGCGTTCGGGTCGAGCGCGGCGGCCGTCTCGGCCTTCGCGGCGGACCGCTTCTGGGCGGCCTGCTTGCTCACCCCCATGCTGCGGCCGATCTCCGTCCAGGAGGCCCCCGACCGGCGGGCCTGGTCGACGAAGTGCCCGATCAGGTGGTCGGCGACGTCGCCCAGGTGGTCGGCGACCAGGACGGCGTCGGCGAGCTGGTCGAGGGCGTCCGTGTGCGCCTTCTTGATGCCGTCGATCAGGTCGTCGAGGCGTACCGGGTGGTTCATCTTCAGCGGCTCTGTCTCCTCCATGCGTCAACCATAGGTTGACGGCAGCCCTCCGTCAACCATCGGTTGACGATCCACGGGAGCAGTGGACGGCAAAGCGCCCCGGCCCGCGGGAGCGGGTCGGGGCGCTTCGGTTGGCGTGCGGTCAGGCGACGAAGCGGGTGCGGCGGCGCCGGGCGATCAGGTAACCGCCTCCGCCGAGCAGCCCTCGCTGCTCCACTGTGGCCTGTCCAACACCGAAGGCCGGCACCCGCTCGGGGTACCGGCCTTCGTGCGTGTGTCAGCTGTTCCAGTTGTGGGCGACGATGTCGGCGGCCTGCTGCTCCCACTGCGCGTACGCATCCGGGTAGGCCGAGACCTGCACGGTCTGAGCGGCCTCGGTCAGCGGCATGTCCTGCCACCCGTCAACCTGCTTCAGACCCTTCAGGAACGCCAGCGTCGAGTACTCCGGATCGGTGATCTGCTCCGGCGTGCCCCAACCCGAGGACGGGCGCTGCTGGAACAGGCCCAGCGAGTCATGGTCGTTGCGGTCGCCGAGGTGACCCAGGTTCTCCAGCTTCGACTCCTGCAGCGACGTGGCGATCGAGATGACCGCCGCCCGCTCCGGCAGACCGGCCTTCTTCGTCGCGGCGATGATCGCCTTGGCGTTGGCCAGCTGCTCATCGTTCAGGTCGATGTGCGACTGCGCGCCCTGCACACCGTGCGGGATCAGCTTGTCACCCTGCACGCTCACCGCGACCGGCTTGCTGCCCTGCACGGGGGCGGCGTCGGCGTGAGCGGCGATCGGACCGGCGAACACACCACCGGTGAAAGCCAGACCAGCAATACCGAGAACGCTCTTCCGCAGCATCGTGTTCATGGGGGAAAGCTCCATTCGGGGGTTGGCGCACCACGCCGATGGGGGTCGGCGTGTGCGCAAGCACCGTCAGGCGCTCAAAAGAAGTCTTGGGGGGATCCGGCGTGCGGGGCGGGGCCTCTTCGTCGCGCCGGGACCATGTACAACGACCGGCAGCCCACCATCATTCCGGGCCCGACCACCCCGCCTGGCGGGGCGCCCTTCCTCGGCCGTTCACGCAGATACAACGACGCCCACCCGCCGACCATTCCGCCGCCAGAGTGCCGCCGACCACGGCGAACCGGACAATACGGCCCAGATGACCTCGGTCGGGGCACGTCATGTAGGTATCCCCCACCGGGAGACATACATAGCGTTCCACCCAGCGGCGTTGGCAGCGAACGAACCGGACATCAGCCCCGGTCCCGTGCCGGGGGGGCACCACCGGAACGGCCTGCCGCCACCGCAGGCCCAGGGGTCGCCGCTCTGCAGCCACGGACGCACCACGTCCCCACCAGGGCCGCTGCGTGAATGGCTGCAGAGCAAAGGCACCTCGCACCCACGGTGCGGGGCAGGCGGACGTGATCGCGCCGATCGGGTGCCGGAGCGGGGTGAGTCAGGCCAGGGGTCGACAGACGCCCCCCAAGCCGGCGGCAGACGGCATCGACAGCGTCTCGATCTCGCATGAGCCAAGCGGTGCGGCGGCGGCGAGCCGGACCCTGAAATGCGTCAGGCCCGGTCCGAGAGGACCGGGCCTGACCGAACCGTGCGCCGCCAGGGACTCGAACCCCGAACCCGCGGATTAAGAGTCCGCTGCTCTGCCAGTTGAGCTAGCGGCGCTCGTCGGCAACGGCAGGAACGGTAACACGCCGCCGATCGGCCCCTTCCAGGGGCGGCCACCCTTTGGCCCAGGGTGCCGGCGGCTACGGCCGGAGCACCACCCGCCGGCCTGAGCCAGCATGAACAAGAGGCCAAAAGACTCAGGCCCGGTGCATCGCACCGGGCCTGAGTTTCGCTTGTCGTGCGCCGCCAGGGACTCGAACCCCGAACCCGCGGATTAAGAGTCCGCTGCTCTGCCAGTTGAGCTAGCGGCGCTCGCTGACAACGGGAAGAACCTTAGCACGCCCCCAGACCCGGGTTCCAATCCGATACCGGGCTCCACCCTTCGGACGAGCTTAACCGGCGAAAGCGCACAAAGTTCGCAGCTCCCCGGCCGAGGGGCGCAGAGCACGGGCGCTCATGCGGCACGATGTCCGCCAGGCACGCGAGAACAGAGGTGGGGATGGGCAGGTTCGCGCGGACCGGGGCGATGGTGGGCGTCCTGGTCCTCACGGCGTCGCTGGCACTGACCGGGTGCGGCGACGACCAGAAGAAGCCGGCGTTCGTGGCCGGCGCGCAGCAGGGCGACGGGGTCCCGACCACGTCGCCGGACACGACGGGCGACCCGAGCGAGCCCGCCCTGCCGGCGTTGGCGGTGAGCCCCGCCGACGGGTCCGACAAGCGGCCGGTCAGCACCGAGATCAGCGCCCGGATCCCGGGTGGCGGCAAGGTGTCGAAGGTCGTCCTCACCGCCGCCGACGGCGCCACCGTCGCCGGCCGGCTGCGCCGGGACGGCTCGTCGTGGGTGCCGTCGGCCCCGCTGAAGTACGCGACCAGGTACACCGCCACGGTCACGGGCACCGGCACGGACGGCCAGACCCGGCAGGGCAGCAGCAGCTTCACCACGATGGCCAAGCCGAAGTCGATGATCGGCTCGGGGCTCTACATGTTCAGCGGCAAGACGTACGGGGTGGCCATGCCGGTGGTCGCCGAGTTCTCGCCGGGCATCCCGAAGAAGGACCGCGCCGCGGTGCAGAAGCGGATGTTCGTGCAGACCGACCCGCCGCAGCCGGGCGCCTGGCACTGGCTCTACAACGGCACGCAGGCCTACTACCGAGCACCTGAGTACTGGAAGCCGGGCACCACGATCACCGTCCGGCTGGCGCTGGCCGGGATCCCGCTGAGCAACGGCCGCTACGGCAACGTCGACCGCAGCGCCACCGCCAAGATCGGCCGCGCGTTCGAGATGAAGGTCGACAACGCGACCAAGCAGATGACGGTGTACGAGAACGGCGCGGTGGTCCGCACCCTGCCCGTGAGCCTCGGCAAGAAGAGCACTCCCTCCTCCAGCGGCACCATGGTGGTGATGGAGAAGAAGGAGTCCACGGTCTTCGACACCCGCGACGAGCCGGATCCCGACAACCAGTACGTCACCAAGATCGACTTCGCGCAGCGGCTCACCTGGGGCGGCGAGTACATCCACGCGGCGCCCTGGTCGGAGGGGGTGCAGGGCCGGGCGAACGTCTCGCACGGCTGCGTCAACGTCTCGATGGCGAACGGCCGGTGGCTCTTCGGCAAGACGCTTGTCGGCGACCCCATCACGGTGCGGGGCACGGAGCGGCGGCTGGAGCCGGGCAACGGCTGGACGGCTTGGAGCATGAGCTGGTCGCAGTTCGTCGAGGGCAGCGCCCTGCCGGTGCCGGAGGGCGGCCAGGGTTCGCCCTTCTGAGCAGGCGTAACGTGGGCGGACGCGGCATCGCCGGCGACCGTTCGGCCACGTACGGGCGGGTGGAGGATGGACCACTCCGATCGACAAAGCGCCGCAGGATATCGGAATCGTTACATCACGGGCGGGGTGTTTCGGTTCACGTCCGGCAACGGGTAACCGTTCCGGTGCGTCTGTAGGGGACGATGGGACCCGGGACCACGACTGTGAGGGAAGCATGCGAGCTAGCCAGGACGAGCTGATCCGGGGCGGGACCGCCCGGCGCGGCGGGCGACGCCGCGTGTTCGCGGCGGCGGTGCTCGCCGCCGCCATGGCCCTGACCGGCTGCACCGGCAGCGGCGGCGACGACAAGCCGTCGAGCTGGCAGGGTGGCGGGGAGAAGGGCCCGAAGGCGTCGGCCACCATCACCGAGCCCGCGGCCGACGCCAAGGACGTGCCGGCCTCCACCGCCGTCACCTTCACCACGAAGGAGGCGGAGGAGACCACCGTCGAGCTGAAGGACTCCGCCGGCAAGGTCGTCGAGGGCCAGCTCGCCAAGGACGGGAAGAGCTGGCTGCCGGACGGCGCGCTGGCCTACGGCGAGACCTACACCGCGACGGTGACCGCGACGGGCGACGACGGCAAGCCGGCCACCGCCACGAGCACCTTCACCACCATGGCCAAGCCGGGCAAGCAGATCCGGGTCACCAGCTTCCTCGGCGACAACCAGGTCGTCGGGGTGGCCATGCCGCTGATCGTCAAGTTCGGCCGGGCCATCCCGGAGGACTACCGCGACGACCTCCAGCGCCGCATGACGGTCACCGCGAAGCCCGCCCAGGAGGGCATCTGGCACTGGGTCAGCCCGACCGAGGTGCGCTACCGGCCGAAGGAGTTCTGGAAGGCCAACAGCACGGTCACCTACAAGGTGCAGGCGGGTGGGCTGCCGCTCGGCGACGGCTGGTACGGGCGTTCCGACCTCACCGTCGACATCAAGATCGGCCCGTCGTTCGTGATGACCGTCGACAACCGCACCAAGAAGATGACGGTCACCAGGGACGGCCAGGTGATCAAGACGATCCTGGTGAGCCTCGGCAAGAAGACCACCCCGTCGTCCAGCGGCACCATGGTGGTGATCGAGAAGCTCCGCCACACGGTCTTCGACACCATGGAGGAGCTGGGCCCGGAGGAGGGCTACCGCACCGAGATCGACTACGCCCAGCGGCTCACCTGGGGCGGCGAGTTCATCCACGCCGCGCCCTGGTCCGAGGGTGTGCAGGGCAGGACGAACGTCTCGCACGGCTGCGTGAACGTCTCGATGAAGGACGGCAACTGGCTCTTCGCCAACACCCGCATCGGCGACCCGATCACGGTGAAGGGCACCGAGCGCAAGCTCCAGAACGGCAACGGCTGGACCGACTGGAACATGAGCTGGGACGAGTACGTCAAGGGCAGCGCCGTGCCGTACGAGCCGCCGGCCGAGCCGGGCGACGACACCAGCCCGAGCGCGGACGAGCCGAGCGTCGAGCCGACCCCCTGACCGACGGACACTCCAGCGGCCTCCTCCATCCCGGAGGGGGCCGCCGGGCGTTGCGGGGCCGGAAACGACGGAAGCCCCCTCCCGGAGGAGGGGGCTTCGGTCTTCCTGGGGTGACTGATGGGAATTGAACCCACGACAACCGGGACCACAACCCGGTGCTCTGCCAACTGAGCTACAGCCACCATGCTCTCCGCGCCGGTCGGCCGGGCGGTGCGCGGACTAATAATAGCCACACCCCTGCCGGCCCCGTCCAGCGGGTTCGGGCCGGGCCGCCCGGCGGGGCTCAGAGCTGGGCGGCGATCCCCTTGGCGGTCTCCACGTCCGGGCCGGGCAGCGGCACGAAGACGGTCCGCCGGTAGTACTCCAGCTCGCGGATGCTCTCCCGGATGTCGGCCAGCGCCCGGTGGGCCAGCCCCTTCTGCGGCTGGCCGAAGTACACCCGCGGGTACCAGCGCCGGCAGAGTTCCTTGATCGAGGAGACGTCGATCATCCGGTAGTGCAGGTGGGCGTCGAGCCGGGGCATGTCCCGGGCGATGAAGCCCCGGTCCGTGGCGATGGAGTTGCC
It encodes the following:
- a CDS encoding PP2C family protein-serine/threonine phosphatase yields the protein MSATDSWHRALADLAERSHRVPPDAVPSAVTAAVRDLGVTVTTYVVDVEQELLRPLPEPGRPLPDPLPIDTSLPGRAYSEVRVRTGQDGRLWVPVVNGTERLGLLEVRLPAGADPDDPALRDGCRKIAGLVGHLVTSKSSYGDGLQRVRRSEPMAVSAELLWQQLPPLTFAIDTVVVSAILEPCYEVGGDAFDYALDGGRLALAVLDGVGHGLPATLTTSVALAALRAARRTGGGLAEQVAAVDAALLSQWRDGRFVTAVLAEVEVDTGLVRYVNAGHPAPVLLRRGRAVRALTGGRRPPLGLNLPGGEPGEARLEPEDRLLLYTDGVTEARDATGEMFGLPRLADLAERHIGSELPAAETLRRLSRAVATHRGTASQDDASMVLVEWSGAAAARMEP
- a CDS encoding STAS domain-containing protein; amino-acid sequence: MEIGTRDAGAGRLVLSPVGDLDMAGTPAFDRALDGVLDRPGLLEVVVDLGGVAFLDSTGVAALLRGAAEAVGRGATLRVADPQPLVARVLRITAVDVLLGWPGGRDDDGTAVEPGWRRLR
- a CDS encoding thiol-disulfide oxidoreductase DCC family protein — its product is MTLAPGGRPTDPTGHGAGGIRGFTVLYDAHCPLCRAARQWLASRAQLVPLEFVPAGSAEARRRFPGLDHDATLRDLTVVADTGAVYAGDGAWFACLWALADHRGTAERLARPHLLPLARRMVTTASAVRELVREPRPDPGYGDDDDRADCADDRCGRPEHRGDRPG
- a CDS encoding TetR/AcrR family transcriptional regulator; amino-acid sequence: MTEQTAPTTAADGPSTGATARGEQTRQLILDTAMRLFRERGYARTTMRAIAQEAGVAVGNAYYYFGSKEHLIQEFYADTQREHQQVAAPALARERDLAARLAAVLHAGVDVLTPYHSFAASFFKTAAEPTSPLSPFSAESSGAREASVALFREVLEGSTTKVDAELREPLPELLWLGYMGVVLYWVHDRSPGQAKTRQLIDGAVPLVDRLVGLSRLRVLRPVTRQVVALIHTLRH
- a CDS encoding GNAT family N-acetyltransferase codes for the protein MLDRRLFLHLATWLGQWPAGPGLHVVRSHRRARPAWDGRLRPAIAVASPECALLSVPPDRAAAIRELVRERPDGSLLPALPAAVGTPEFTTHAGQFRWSTAPAPLPDVGEWVAPTTPGLPPWLRLFDREVLVVRDADGAYQAGAGIKRHDAYGHELAVGTAPAARGRGLARRLVAQAARRVLDEGAVPTYLHNHDNHASARVAEAAGFPDRGWTSYGVFPR
- a CDS encoding response regulator transcription factor encodes the protein MAQRVLVVDDDRTVADVVCRYLEHAGYEVGHVGDGAAALAAVSRQPPQLVVLDLMLPVLDGLEVCRRLRERPDGVPIVMLTARGDEADRILGLQLGADDYLSKPFSPRELVLRVRSVLRRAGGDPTGVPPELLTDGGLEVATGPRVARLHGRELTLTLREFDLLAHLMRHPARAFRRAELLERVWGWRFGDQSTVTVHVRRLREKIEADPAAPRRIVTVWGVGYRYEPADA
- a CDS encoding sensor histidine kinase, with product MRDLALIFGAALVAALAVGLAGAVALRALRGRSITVHISVLLAMTVGAVAAGVAVVAEAMFLSPHDLEVVLTTVSAAAVVSLAVGWLFGRRLAAAAVWADQARERERRIEKGRRDLVAWVSHDLRTPLAGLRAMAEALEDGVVDDPATVAEYHRRIRVETDRMTRLVDDLFELSRINAGALRLSLSAVPLGDVVSDALAGTAPLAAARRIRLLAPESGWPTVTASEPELARVVGNLLLNAIRYTPDDGTVRVDAGRDADTAWLAVADTCGGIPERDLPRVFDVAFRGEPARTPRAADDGGSGGLGLAIVRGLIEAHGGRVDVQNISDGCRFVVRLPATGT
- a CDS encoding DNA repair protein gives rise to the protein MPNQPNDRYQQDAEQRWQAVEAAGRFPAQADYRGARRGSLSWAELNALPAGASTRRGLTAR
- a CDS encoding Clp protease N-terminal domain-containing protein, yielding MEETEPLKMNHPVRLDDLIDGIKKAHTDALDQLADAVLVADHLGDVADHLIGHFVDQARRSGASWTEIGRSMGVSKQAAQKRSAAKAETAAALDPNAGFGRFTPRARNVVLSSQEEARAAGNAEITPGHVALGLLAEPEGLAAALIVARGVPLERLREVVTATLPAKADQVPDLIPYDARAKKVLELTFREALRLGHNYVGTEHILLALLEEEGGDGVLTGLGLEKAALESAVEGALAEITRKRA
- a CDS encoding L,D-transpeptidase, whose amino-acid sequence is MGRFARTGAMVGVLVLTASLALTGCGDDQKKPAFVAGAQQGDGVPTTSPDTTGDPSEPALPALAVSPADGSDKRPVSTEISARIPGGGKVSKVVLTAADGATVAGRLRRDGSSWVPSAPLKYATRYTATVTGTGTDGQTRQGSSSFTTMAKPKSMIGSGLYMFSGKTYGVAMPVVAEFSPGIPKKDRAAVQKRMFVQTDPPQPGAWHWLYNGTQAYYRAPEYWKPGTTITVRLALAGIPLSNGRYGNVDRSATAKIGRAFEMKVDNATKQMTVYENGAVVRTLPVSLGKKSTPSSSGTMVVMEKKESTVFDTRDEPDPDNQYVTKIDFAQRLTWGGEYIHAAPWSEGVQGRANVSHGCVNVSMANGRWLFGKTLVGDPITVRGTERRLEPGNGWTAWSMSWSQFVEGSALPVPEGGQGSPF